Proteins encoded within one genomic window of Oryza glaberrima chromosome 12, OglaRS2, whole genome shotgun sequence:
- the LOC127757623 gene encoding uncharacterized protein LOC127757623 — MERVGGGEKQLEDCTVSNALGTWFFSVAGALVAIPVGIKKKSLAPLVFFGTTGTMLDIIMGISQCEREHAERQMKLLEAQNLSANASADGEN; from the exons atggagcgggtcggcggcggggagaagCAGCTCGAGGACTGCACCGTATCCAA TGCTCTCGGCACCTGGTTCTTCTCAGTTGCTGGTGCTCTTGTTGCTATTCCTGTGGGGATAAAGAAGAAATCCTTGGCACCACTGGTTTTCTTTGGCACTACTGGAACTATGCTTGATATCATCATGGGCATTAGCCAATGCGAGCGGGAGCATGCTGAGCGGCAGATGAAGCTTTTAGAAGCTCAAAACCTTTCTGCCAATGCTTCAGCAGATGGTGAAAACTGA